DNA sequence from the Liolophura sinensis isolate JHLJ2023 chromosome 1, CUHK_Ljap_v2, whole genome shotgun sequence genome:
CAGATAGACAGTAGTTCacagatagacagacacacAGTTCACAGATAGACAGTAGTTcacagatggacagacacaCAGTTCACAGATAAACAGTAGTTCACAGATAGACAGACACCCACAGTTCACAGATAGATAGACTCACAGTTCACAGATAAACAGTAGTTCACAGATAGACAGATACACAGTTCACAGATAAACAGTAGTTCACAGATAAACAGACACACAGTTCACAGATAAGCAGTAGTTCacagatagacagacacacAGTTCACAGATACACAATAGTTCacagatagacagacacacAGTTCATGGATAAACAGTAGTTCacagatagacagacacacAGTTCACAGATAAACAGTAGTTCACAGACAAACTCACAGTTCACAGATAAACAGTAGTGCACAGATAGACACACAGTTCACAGATAAACAATACTTCACAGAAAGAAAGACACACAGTTCACAGATAGTAGTTCacagatagacagacacacAGTTCACAGACACACAGTTCacagatagacagacacacagttcacagttaGAAAGTAGTTCacagatagacagacacacagacagacagaaaaacagacagacgACGGCAGTTCATGAAACTTAAATTATTTCGCCGTTGTCATGTGATTTTGAACTGACTGAAGTGCTGTGCTTGTGTTGCCAGCTCAAACTAAATAGAAATCCCGTGATGAGTGCGAGTATACCGTTCACCACAGTGAATATGGCTGCAGTGAAACACTGAGGCAGATGTGACTGCGTGACCAGAAACGCCACCAACGCCATTGCCAATGAGGCAGctagaaaagaaacaaaacataatgaCGTACACGGAATATCTTGTAACAGACATACTCAATAACAAACTGTTGAGAATCAGGGGGGAAATGGACACTTTCATACTCCTATAAGCGAATGCGTccctctctacctttcgctttacatcactgccaccaatagcaaattttgtgcagaaatcttgaacaacgccgaggtcactgccTGGGGTCACGGGGATGAAGCAGGAAGTGatgacagaaaacaaacaatccgtctcaaccatTGTCTCTAATAATagtttatacacatgcattaccTTAATCATGATTCTaagaaaacctgaaataattttattgatgaatgctgattaaatagttccgcgagAGGAGaccagtgatgaggctaagactgaacaagcctacgtgcgtctcacGGGCTCCAAAAATCgagcttgtctattggtggctgtgatgtaaagcaaaagtCCGAGGGCGaggcatgcgctgtaaggacaATGGGACATTCAAGTTCTGAAGGTGACATGATATTGTTTTCGACACAGATTTAATCAGATGGCTTTGTACCTTCAACACTTTCGCATCGGCATGTGAGCCGGTCTTGAACCACACAGGAAGGCCTGGCTGGCTCAGACACTTTAAGTGTTGGCCTGCAGCGATTATTATTAGGCCCTTGGACAATGTGATCGCGTGTTTAAGTCCAGTTTTAGCTGCAGCATTCGCTGTTTTAAATTAGGAGGGTGGGCATCTATCTGGCACGATACGAGGAATGTATGAATGCGTTCTTGAATGACTGGGCTCTAACATTTCATTGGGAATATTTCATCCATGCCGTTGCAAGAACATATTAGAACCAAGAAATTATCATGGCTTTCGACACGAGGATGACATCTCCCAAAACCTGAAGAGAAGTGAAACAGtgtcaacaaaaattaaaaacatacatcGGTTGAAATTCAGAaacgatttatgccagctttggcGTATTCAGGCTTTaagtgtatggcgaggaaaagtcgcaaaattatgcagcaggcaccaccagatagaaaaaaatgtgttcttttcagcctatagtatcatgtttttaagttttcttctcctttaaagttgAAGCGTGTTGCACTTTCTGGGTCATGACAGGTACAACATTTGAGAATACTCAAGTTGCCGATCCCGGCCACCGGGTGTGAGAGgcttaaaaaatgtattaagctttttaatttcatgtatttaactCAATGGGGTTTGACgcagtacttaagaatattccacttatatggcGGCGATCGTGTATATGACTGAAGAAAACTGGAGcatctggagtaaaccactgcatTTCGCTAGTTACCTGATTTAAAGCCTCGATACATGCTCCGAGATTGCGGGATTAGAAAATATGCCGCCTCACCTAACAAACCCTGCGTGGATGAAATTAAAGTCGGTGTGATGAATCACTCCTTAACTTGTGTCGAGGCCAATACCATGAATACCTTCCCTATCCTCACTTGCTTAGCTGACCTGACCGAGTCAGGTCAGGGTTAGGGTTTCATGGTATTGACCCCGACACATGTTAATAAGTGTATTGTCGTGCTCCGCTGACCCATGTCTGTGGCCGCGTGCTCCGCTGACCCATGTCTGTGGACAGCAGCAAAACGTGTTGATTTCTGGGATATCAACACAATTAAATGCAAATCTCTCTCCGTGGATTATGCATGGAATGCAAAAGCAGAAACAAAAGTTTATACCAGAGTTTTTCATGCCATTAACAATTAAAGTTtaactaaaaataaaatgcattatatGTTACTGAATCCAAGAAGTACACATATTGTTCAAGGCTAATAatgcttttaattttttctcCAGTACATAATTTTGCTACCGCTACCAGATCCCGCGTTTTCATGAAGCGCATTTAGCTAAATAAGCCCTAAACTGCCATAATGACGTATGGTGAGAGAtgcatgaagctcacttagctcaGGGCTACTTTCCGCTAAGtgcgcttcatgaaactgactcCAAGTGATTTTCTAACCCATCatattctttttcatttcagatttttttagagtaatattttttgttttagaccaaggtttatttaaataaaacaaaattaacaaaaacttttttaaaattaaatcttcATTTATTAAGTCTTCATGTTTTGCCGCTTTGGAATTTCATAGTACAATGAAGACTTCAAACTGAAGGCTGGAAATTTCCATAACATCAAGCCTAAGTAGACATTTTTACGACTGGAATGGACCACTCACCTGTCACACACCACGTGATACGGACAAAAAGGGTGTGGCTTGATTTTGTGACCCGCCTCACGAGAAGGTCAGCCACACACGTTATAAAGGAGACCATAATGAAGAAAAAGGCTGCTGTGGCCAAGGCTATCTCCTTACGTCTTTCAACTGGAAGGAAAAAGAGccatcattattttttttttgtgtgttgtttttttttttttgtttttttttttgttttgtttttttttttttttgctgagtAATAGGTTAGAGTTAGAATGATAATAAGGGTAGAGGTagaaactgaaatgttatatattgACAATAGATATAACAGGATTTGTGGGAATAAAGTCATTCCTTGTCAAAGGTCGGGTTCAGCGAGTGAGAAGCATGTCTCTAACCAATTAGACTACGGCCCGccctgccatcgtataagtgtaaaaTTGCGGAGTATGGCGTTACATTAACACATCAGTTATATAAACGAACGACACGTTGGAGGAGGGCCAAAATTTTCAGTGCCAAAGGTTATATAGGTATGCTCCAATCCGCTAATGAAGACGTGCTCCTgcttttatattattatacagaCTTTTTATTCAAGGTCACGCTCCCGCTTAGACTatgatatttcacatacaccATTTACCAAACATCAGACAATTTTCGGCATAAAAAGATCATCACCAATGGTGACCAAATACTAAAACAGCAATTTAAATCAAGATGGTCGAATGTCTGAGAATGTCAGAGAGAGTGGAATCACGTGTCTGGGATGTGGTACATTTCAGGCCGATAAATTTATTGTGTTATTAatactatttcacttatgctgctgaaattcctttaaaagttgcctaatatgtattaaataatgtgtgtGAAAGTATAAAAAATTTTACgtatgaaaaatgttaaataattgcatatTTAAGATAGTTATCGTTTTTCTGGCTCACAAGGATTTGCAAGTCCATTTTGGAGTaaaaacactgtatataaatgaattaagcTATAAAGGCACGGAGttttcacatgtgacataccTGTCGCGATCTCTGCTCGCTctacacaggtaacacacaccTGCCCCATGCAGTGGACGGCCTCATCTTGGCCTCCGTTTGATGGTAACAGCATCTTGCAGTACATGGTGACAGTTTGGCACATGGCGGCCAGTAACATTGATGCCGTTACCGCCAGCTCCATTGTACTATTCATTTTGTACTCGGGTACTGTCTGCTTCACCTCACTGACAAATTAGCAAAGTACGTAACTTCTTCTTACTCAGGTACCAGCAGTCAGCTGTCCACTTCACCTTACTCAGGCACTAGCTGTCCACGTACTCAGTTACTAGCTGTTCACTTTACAGTACTCAGGTACTAGCTGTCCACGTCATCGGACTCAGGCACTATATGTTCATTTCAAAGTGCTTAGGTACTAGGTGTCCACGTCACCGTAAACAGTTACTAGCTGTTCACTTTACCGTACTCAGGTACTAGCTCTCCACTTTACCGTACTCAGGCACTAGCTGTCCATTTCATCGTACCTAGATACTAGCTGTCCACTTCATCTTATTCAGGCACTAGCTGTCCACTTCGCCTTCCTCAGGTACTAGCTTCCATTTCGTCGTATCTAGGTACTAGCTGTCCATTTCACTGTACTCAGGTACTAGCTGTCCACTTCGCCGTACTCAGGTACCAGCTGTCCACTTCTCCTTACTTGGGGACTAGCTGTCCACTTCTCCTTACTTGGGGACTAGCTGTCCTCTTCACCGTACTCAGGCACTAGCTGTCCACTTCACTGTACTCTGACCATTGCCTTTTATGAATTGACTTGTGTATAGTGTCACCGGTCAGTGATAATCACGTAAATGAGTGAACATATAGCTGGGTAAAAATGAGTAAAAAGACAGTGAACTTTTCACCCAATTGGAAAAAAGAAAGCAGAAACCCACTGTCAATGCATGTAGAACTGGGCGGGTTGTAGACATCGGCTTTTCAAAGTTATCACAATGACGAGAAATAAACTTCTTTCAAAGCCAAACCTGTTCTATTTACCGCAGCATGAGTTTTCGAAACTATGGGTCAACAGCTGCATGGTCTAATACCTGTGTCCACGGCAACACTgccttctacatgtacatttatgaagCTTAGTACAGGtaggtgtgtgtggtgtgtgggtgtgggcggggggtgggggggtgttAGTGAATGAGATTATGCATGATTGAATCTACTTCTCCTTACAGCCAAATGCAGTGATCCGGAGAGGCCTATATAATGGGACGTTTATGTCGGTACGGAAGAGCGAAGtatgagttatttatttatttgattggtcttttacgccgtactcaagaatatttcacttatacgatggcggccagcattatggtgggtggaaaccggccagagccccggggaaacccacgatcatccgcaggttgctgctgaccttcccacgtacggccagagagaaagccagcatgagctgcacttgaactcacagcgacagcattggtgagagactcctgggtcattacgctgcgctaaacaactgagccacggaggccccgggcGAAGTATGAAAAAacttaaataactaaattacAAAGGAATATAATCAACCTTCTTATAGACTTAGTAAGCGCATTCATCTAGCGTTTTCTAAGCTCAAATTTCCTTGAGCTTGACGGCCTATTCAGTTATTTGTAAAATCTGTCATACTCACTACCGAAATTGCCTTGAGTGAGTGACCtttaacaccacaagctctacacgaTTAACGGTAAGGCAACTGGTGTCGTTGGTGTCAAAACATAATGGACTGGAAAGATTATGGAGTTTAACAAGATAAAGTACATTTTGTTTGGTCCAACGTATCGATGCATATGTGTGTCACGGACTGAAAGCAATTTTGGTGGCAATTATAAGAGAAAAGGTATTCTAAACGCGTTTCCTTTGCAATATTATGGAAGTCGACATACGAATGCGTAGAGCTTGCAGTGCTATGTGTCAATGGCTGATGGCAATTTTGGTGGCAGTTATGAGAAAAAAGGTATTCAATTTTCCTTGCTATAATGTGGAAGTCCGGCCTACGAACGCATACAACTTGTAGTGTTACGTGTCACATGCAAGGCAAGGCATGTCAAGGCAATTTTGGCAGCATGATTGATTTTACATAGTTGGATGTAGACAACAATAAAGGTAACTATGTCATGAACTATGTGAATAGATCTAATGTGCACAGCTTTTCTTACACGTGTTACCTGTGTATAACACACAGGACTGTATACTCGATAAATCGATCACGTCCTTATGTAATGAATCGATTTACTTTTACAGTCACCAATGACTTGGGTGAATTTTTCGCCATGCACCTTATCAATCATCTGCACTAACTGTAGAAGAGAAGATTGATCATAGTTGGTGCAAAATCATGTGAAGTTATACAAAATGTGATTTTGCACGGCCTGATAAGTTGTGTTTGTGTGCCAGATAAAAACTATGTATATCTgcatctatgcatcgaaacagacacaTATTGAAACAGactgtttggtttttttttgggtttttttaacaatatattttattttttaaataaaaaataatgactGGTCCATTCTCAGCTTATAAATAAGACAGGCAATTTTAGAATTACGTAATACCAGCCGTTTGTCCAGAAGATGGTAGTAGGCTACgttgatttaaatttatttttctgaaatgtgttttacgccgcattcaaaaatatttcacttatacgacggcttccggaattatggtgagaagagACATGATCGAGCCATGTTCCCACGTAAGAcaggaccggagaggaagtcagcatgagctggacttgagttCACAgagaccgctttggtgagaggcacctgaaACACTGTTATGCATTAGCGCTCtataaccactaggccacggaagcTCCCTGTCTACTCTGACGTCACGCATGTATAATTTTGCCAGGAATGTGCCATATTAAGGTAAAATGTGGCGTTGTTGGGTTGTCATGTTTTCAGACTGCACCCTCGCGACAACGCAGTTTTGACAAGGCGCCAAAGCAACAATGCAGcattttaatttcaaatgtCGCCTTCCGGTCAATGGTTTGTGCTTACGAAGAAAAAATATCCACTTTTGCTTTCTGTCCGATTTTCATCGCATCTAATTATAAGTTTGATGAATGTGAGTGTATAAAACAATAACCGGAAGACGATAGTTTACGCCTTAAACGATATGTTGTCGCGTTATTGCCCCATCAAGGTGTAAACCAAAAGTCAGAGAATCgcttcattttacattttaaaagcatGGATCTCTGTCTTCGTTGGACCGCGAAAAACGACTTTTTACCCTAAAATGTCGTTTTGTCGTGTTGTCGACCCATGTATTAAAACGTTTCATTTGTTAACGGTGAAACGGAGCGCCTCTCTCCTGCtcagagggcctccgtggctcagttgattagcacgctagagcaggagcctctcgccagtgcggttaagttcaagttcagcttatgctggagttcaagttcagcttatgctggagttcaagtccagcttatgctggcctcctctccagccataagtgggaaggtctgctggcaACTTCCGGTGGTCGTgttttcccctgggttctgcccggtttcctcccaccataatgctggccgcctctctataagtgaaatattactgagtacggcgtaaaacaccaatcaaataaataaatctctccTGTTCAGATACAGAGTAAACGCCGTAAAATGACGGAGCGATGACCGCAACGGACTTCCATACGATATGATAGCGCTTCCTTTAAGGTATAAATTTAGAACAGTCATGGCCGTAGGCCACCTAGAACGTATGCTTGTCTGCAGCACCGCGGTtacttacctgtacatgaataaaaacaaatagtAAAATCGTtcttagaatgaatgaatgaatgaatgattatggcttaacgccacatcggcaatatttcagccatatcgtggcgatcgTTCTTAGAAAGAACTCTTTGTGAAAtaattatttgtgtaaaaaagcaatttaaaagcaatttaaatttaatagcATAAATCTTGTAATTTAAACTTCCATTTTCCCAAGAGTATGTACCTGTTACCTGTTTACGAAAATGTGAAAACTATTTCACTTCAAGAACTTAATTCAGTTCCAATAGATAATCACAAAAGTGTACAAAACCCAGTAACAAATCCAGATTTACTGTGTTACATACTAGTAGGTGATACGTGACACCTGTTATGGTAAAAAAGTGCTGGCCTGGAAGAAAATGATTTCGACTGTGACTAGTCGAAAATATGAAGGCCTGTGTTCTTTGCGATTTGTACGGTTTCTTGAATTCTGAAAGTCGGAGCCGTACGAGCCGTACGAAAAATCGCACCGTTTTATTGCTGTTAAGTTCACGCACTTGTCTAGGGCCTCGCATCGGGCTGTACACCTGTCGCGGCTacagggagacaactctgtcgAGAACAGGTAACAAAAAAAGGACATCATGGATCGTGTCATGATTTAAACTGCTATAAATCAGGACAACctttatatattacattataattCTTTACATTATTGTAATGCTGGTGTTCTGTACGTGTCACATATCATATCCTTAATTTTCCTCTGGCCTGTCGATACTTCTGATTTTCAATGACTCACCTAACCAAGCCATGAATTAGCTCACCTGACGCATGCGCACAGCATATGTTACCTGCCCGAAAATGGCGACATAAGTTTGAAGCGGTAGATGTGACTTTGAAGATTTGAACTTGTATTGATGTAGCCCCTGTAGTTGAACCGTCATTGAGAGGTATGTTAGCAGTGTTCTTCTTGAACAAATTTTGACAGGCGCTGCGCATCTAAATATCTTTACATTCAATTATTTATAACAGGTGAGTAAACTTGGAGGTCGAGCGAATGCCTCCACGATCTATCCTTAGGTTTTGTAGGCTTTGGACGAGATGATTTTCTCATTCAGACACGATTTACTTATCATGATCATTAACTAGGACAACTGTTACTAACTGAGTTTGCACTGTAGTGTAAGATATGCTAGGTGTGATGTGAGTATCGCTGATGGCAGGGTTGAAATGGTCATAGcgtcactttatttatttctcttccAAAACTAGGTCATTTTCAGGTGGTCGCAGGAAGTGACACCATCTTGGATGCctcaaatatttttgttgttagTCTAGTAACACGACATGAAAGAGACAACTACGTTTTTTATTTCTCATATTCAGTAAGGTTagttatggataacaacttctagcATTATTCTGTGGTAACGTGCTAATCTAAAACTTGTTATCCATAAGCATTGCGTTATTCCCGGATATTTACCAGCTTTTAAGTGCCATTCAGAGATATTCAGTTcgtcataaaatgtatatagtatgtatataaactgaaattttaatCTATAGACACACTACCctgaagaaatataaataaaactaaaagtCCAAATCAGCAATTATCCGATCACAAAAGAATTTAAACTGTGTTGTTTTATGGGTTTGAAATGTTCCCATTAATTTATCATAATGATCATGATACTTAATGATGAATGATTAGGCCTATGGATTAATGtatgccaccataatgctagccgccatcgcataagtgaaatattcttgagtatggcttaaaacaccaataaatacgTTATGGAGAAAATGGCATACCTCCATGAGTACAGATTAATGTTAAGTgggtatgtacacatatatatatatatatacatttgcagATATTTAAAAGTTTGGAggcataaaaataatgaaagagCACTTTCAGTTAGTTGGGTTTAAATCCATATTTAAAAGCCAGATCCCATCCCTGATTACACACTGAATTTGTTTTGGGGATATTTTTTCTTGTTGCATCTCATATCTGTCTTGTTTCATGTAACATAGATGTGTTGATTCATTGACAGAGATCAGGATGTCGCAGTACAACAACTACGGACAAGATGGCTACGGGTATGAGATGAGCGAGAAGGAACGACCATGGCCCTCCCAATCAGGCAGTCTCTCCGGCAGCCACCCCAGTCTCTACTCCTTCTATACCCCGTCCACTTCCACGTACATCCTGCCCATTGCCCAGGAGCTTCCCGATCTACACAAGAAGACCCCAGACTACATGGGTTTTGCCATCTGCTCCCTCATAATGAACCCTATCTTTGGTATCCTGGCAATTTTAGCATCAGGTAGGGTGTGACAGTGTTTGCATTATATGGccaccaaaatcatttccagcAGGTAACTGTAGAAAACTTTTATTACTGAAGCACTACAAAGTTTGGACATAGGACTCCTAAAACACAAGAATATGACTACTCCGTGTGACACCCATTTTAAATTAGACTAGCTTACTCCTTCGGCAAATGATATGGTGAAAAAAACAGGACTCTTGTGAAGCCTATATGTGGCCATGTATTTGATAACGGCTGTTTAGACCTTAccccaaagcgatcttagactcaagtcaaaattttcCAGATcgctttaaaattattattatttcttagGTAACAAGATCAACTTATTGCTTGACAACCTAAATTCTAGAtatgtcaaaacacatttcagctaaaatagTGGAAATGAACATTCCAAGTTtattgattgaaattttgacttcagttaAGATCGCTTTGATCTAGCTCAGATGTCTCTTTCACAGAAATTTGTGAATAAATGTGATAACTTTTTTCGTAAATAAAATCGCCTCATGGCATTTACAGTCCTGACCTTGTCATTTAGTGTATAACAAGTTTTGAGATAtttagtttaatttaatttttgtatgaaatttTCTTGTAACTGAGCCTCTATTCAAAATTCAGATCAGTTTCTGTCAACTTTACAAGTTAATATCACATTAATGAGTATcataatttttgtcttcttGCAGAAAGATCCAAGGACTACTACTTCAGATGTAAATATATCAAGGCCAGACAATATGGACAATTTGCCAAAGG
Encoded proteins:
- the LOC135461584 gene encoding uncharacterized protein LOC135461584, which produces MSQYNNYGQDGYGYEMSEKERPWPSQSGSLSGSHPSLYSFYTPSTSTYILPIAQELPDLHKKTPDYMGFAICSLIMNPIFGILAILASERSKDYYFRCKYIKARQYGQFAKGFALGGIIVTIIMWILVIASICNYYRRFNVW